One Nonomuraea angiospora DNA segment encodes these proteins:
- the coaA gene encoding type I pantothenate kinase — protein MELSREQWSELRKNTPLTLTADELEELRGVDDPIDLTEVTDIYLPLTRLLNLHFTGSKERSSVLSAFLGHPEQRIPYILGIAGSVAVGKSTTARLLHTLLARWPEHPHVELITTDSFLYPNAVLEAKGIMQRKGFPESYDRRALVRFVAEVKAGAAEVRAPIYSHLEYDIVPGASQVVKSPDILIIEGLNVLQPAPPTSLAVNDYFDFSIYVDAKVEDIRTWYVDRFHKLRRTAFEDPKSYFRYIAELSYEEATAFAVNVWRDINERNLVENIAPTRGRADLVLKKGADHSVRRVRLRQT, from the coding sequence GTGGAACTGAGCAGGGAGCAGTGGAGCGAGCTCCGCAAGAACACGCCCTTGACTCTCACCGCAGACGAGCTGGAAGAGCTTCGCGGCGTCGACGACCCCATCGATCTCACTGAAGTCACCGACATCTATCTCCCCCTGACCCGGCTGCTGAACCTGCATTTCACCGGGTCGAAGGAGCGCAGCAGCGTGCTGAGCGCGTTCCTCGGGCATCCCGAGCAGCGCATTCCGTACATCCTGGGCATCGCGGGCAGCGTCGCGGTCGGCAAGTCGACGACGGCGCGGCTCCTGCACACCCTGCTGGCCCGCTGGCCCGAGCACCCGCACGTGGAGCTGATCACCACCGACAGCTTCCTCTACCCGAACGCGGTGCTGGAGGCCAAGGGGATCATGCAGCGCAAGGGCTTCCCTGAGAGCTATGACCGCAGGGCGCTGGTCAGGTTCGTGGCGGAGGTGAAGGCCGGGGCGGCGGAGGTGCGCGCGCCGATCTACAGCCACCTGGAGTACGACATCGTCCCCGGCGCAAGCCAAGTCGTGAAAAGTCCGGATATCTTGATCATCGAGGGGCTCAACGTCCTCCAGCCGGCCCCGCCCACGTCCCTCGCGGTCAACGACTACTTCGACTTCTCCATCTACGTGGACGCCAAGGTCGAGGACATCCGCACCTGGTACGTCGACCGCTTCCACAAGCTCCGCCGCACCGCCTTCGAGGACCCGAAGTCGTACTTCCGGTACATCGCGGAGCTCTCCTACGAGGAGGCCACGGCCTTCGCGGTCAACGTCTGGCGCGACATCAACGAGCGCAACCTGGTCGAGAACATCGCCCCCACAAGGGGCCGGGCCGACCTCGTGCTCAAGAAGGGCGCCGACCACTCGGTACGGCGGGTACGGCTCCGCCAGACCTGA
- a CDS encoding DUF389 domain-containing protein yields the protein MLHLRLISPPARTDEATTVLEDCPGVTNIVVLPGVAREPAGDVILCDAARESANEVLDRLKWLETEGSIAIEQVDLSLSRVATDAVEEAPGDPDDAVVWEELAHRVHADSRMTWAYLAFLAIATQLAGIGILQNSPILIVGAMVLGPEFGAVAAICFGLLRGTWHLVITSLKTLVIGFTVAIAITFACALVSNWLGWIDVGNLTTNAEVQFIVKPDRWSFIVALLAGAAGVLSVTAGKSSALVGVFISVTTVPAAGYVAVALALGHWAEVYASVSQLAVNILGMVIAGTATLLVQRKFWPQVGRRSSV from the coding sequence GTGCTACATCTGCGACTGATCAGCCCGCCCGCGCGGACCGACGAGGCGACGACGGTGCTGGAGGACTGCCCGGGCGTCACCAACATCGTCGTCCTGCCGGGCGTGGCCCGCGAGCCGGCGGGCGACGTGATCCTCTGCGACGCGGCGCGCGAGTCGGCCAACGAGGTGCTGGACCGGCTCAAGTGGCTGGAGACCGAGGGCTCCATCGCCATCGAGCAGGTCGATCTGTCGCTGTCCAGGGTCGCCACCGACGCGGTCGAGGAGGCGCCCGGCGATCCCGACGACGCCGTGGTCTGGGAGGAGCTCGCGCACCGGGTGCACGCCGACTCCCGCATGACGTGGGCGTACCTTGCCTTCCTGGCCATCGCCACGCAGCTCGCGGGCATCGGCATCCTGCAGAACTCCCCCATCCTGATCGTCGGCGCGATGGTGCTCGGGCCGGAGTTCGGGGCGGTCGCGGCCATCTGCTTCGGCCTGCTGCGCGGCACCTGGCACCTGGTCATCACCTCGCTGAAGACGCTGGTCATCGGGTTCACGGTGGCGATCGCGATCACCTTCGCCTGCGCGCTCGTCTCGAACTGGCTGGGCTGGATCGACGTCGGCAACCTCACCACGAACGCGGAGGTCCAGTTCATCGTCAAGCCGGACCGGTGGTCGTTCATCGTGGCGCTGCTCGCGGGCGCGGCGGGGGTGCTGTCGGTCACGGCGGGCAAGTCGTCGGCCCTGGTCGGCGTCTTCATCTCGGTCACCACGGTGCCCGCGGCCGGCTACGTCGCCGTCGCGCTGGCGCTGGGCCACTGGGCAGAGGTCTACGCCTCGGTCTCGCAGCTCGCCGTCAACATCCTCGGCATGGTCATCGCGGGCACGGCCACGCTGCTGGTCCAGCGGAAATTCTGGCCTCAAGTAGGACGGCGTTCATCCGTCTGA
- a CDS encoding holo-ACP synthase, producing MILGIGVDVVDIDRFEAALERTPQLKERLFTEAEMELPVRSLAARFAAKEAVAKALGAPRGLAHLEAEVRRDERGKPELRITGKAAEVAYDLGVKRWHVSLSHDAGVAVAYVIAEG from the coding sequence ATGATCCTTGGCATCGGCGTTGACGTCGTGGACATCGACCGCTTCGAGGCGGCGCTGGAGCGCACGCCGCAGCTCAAGGAGCGGCTGTTCACCGAGGCCGAGATGGAGCTGCCGGTGCGGTCTCTGGCCGCCAGGTTCGCCGCCAAGGAGGCCGTGGCCAAGGCGCTCGGCGCGCCCAGGGGGCTGGCCCACCTGGAGGCCGAGGTGCGCCGCGACGAGCGGGGCAAGCCCGAGCTGCGGATCACCGGCAAGGCCGCGGAGGTCGCCTACGACCTCGGGGTCAAGCGCTGGCACGTCTCGCTCAGCCACGACGCGGGCGTGGCCGTGGCCTATGTGATCGCGGAGGGATAG
- a CDS encoding class F sortase, which yields MARPGRVVLAGAATGLLLVAFGKGMQTGTTPTASIVPESIDIPSIDVDAPLMKLGLSKDGEVELPPYEKPKVAGWYTGSAVPGEKGASVIIGHVDTKTAPAVFYKLRQLRKGETVKVERSDGKVVSFKVDHIEQVHKDSFPTRRVYLEDGLKLVTCGGKFDYAKGEYLDNIIVYASRA from the coding sequence ATGGCCCGCCCTGGACGGGTGGTGCTCGCCGGCGCCGCAACGGGCCTGCTGCTGGTCGCGTTCGGCAAGGGCATGCAGACCGGCACCACGCCCACCGCGTCGATCGTGCCCGAGAGCATCGACATCCCCTCGATCGACGTCGACGCACCGCTCATGAAGCTCGGGTTGTCGAAGGACGGCGAGGTCGAGCTGCCCCCGTACGAGAAGCCGAAGGTGGCCGGCTGGTACACCGGCAGCGCCGTGCCCGGCGAGAAGGGCGCCTCGGTGATCATCGGCCACGTCGACACCAAGACCGCCCCCGCCGTGTTCTACAAGCTCAGGCAGTTACGCAAGGGCGAGACCGTCAAGGTCGAGCGCAGTGACGGCAAGGTCGTGAGCTTCAAGGTCGACCACATCGAGCAGGTGCACAAGGACAGCTTCCCCACCAGGCGCGTCTACCTGGAGGACGGGCTCAAGCTGGTCACCTGCGGCGGCAAGTTCGACTACGCCAAGGGCGAATACCTGGACAACATCATCGTGTACGCCTCCCGCGCCTGA
- a CDS encoding NAD(P)H-hydrate dehydratase has protein sequence MRTAYTADQIRGAEHELMARLPEGTLMQRAATGLAAVCADLLGRVYGKRVVLLVGSGDNGGDALYAGERLARRGAWVGAVLAGSRTHEAGLAALRQAGGRVVERDALERADLIVDGLVGIGASGALREPYRTLVEEANAARGPIVAVDVPSGVDASSGRVEGPAVRARVTVTMGAYKTGLLVDPGAEYAGTVELVDIGLGAHLPDPDVAALTGGDVDVLLPRPGNESDKYRRGVLGVAAGSDLFTGAAVLAVGGALRAGAGMVRYAGTGAPVAQVRAHWPEAVVTELERPSIDDVGRVQAWVLGPGLGTGEWAHEVAAQVLASGVPVLIDADALTLVARDRGLLRRSAPVLITPHAGELARLIRADREDIEAARLEHVRRAAAELGVTVLLKGSTTVVAEESRPVRVNVTGTSWLATGGTGDVLAGVAGALLAQGLSCYDAASCGAFLHGLAGRRAAEGAPLTAADVAAAVPAAIRAVTGGGRSS, from the coding sequence ATGAGGACTGCCTACACCGCCGACCAGATCCGGGGCGCCGAGCACGAGCTGATGGCGCGGCTGCCCGAGGGCACGCTCATGCAGCGGGCCGCCACCGGGCTCGCCGCCGTCTGCGCCGACCTCCTGGGCAGGGTCTACGGCAAACGCGTCGTGCTCCTCGTCGGCAGCGGCGACAACGGCGGTGACGCGCTCTACGCCGGCGAGCGGCTGGCCAGGCGCGGGGCGTGGGTGGGCGCCGTCCTGGCCGGGTCCAGGACGCACGAGGCCGGGCTCGCCGCGCTCAGGCAGGCCGGCGGGCGGGTCGTCGAGCGTGACGCCCTGGAGCGCGCGGACCTGATCGTCGACGGGCTCGTCGGGATCGGGGCCTCAGGGGCGCTGCGGGAGCCGTACAGGACCCTCGTCGAGGAGGCGAACGCGGCCCGCGGGCCGATCGTCGCGGTGGACGTGCCGAGCGGCGTGGACGCGAGCAGCGGCCGGGTGGAGGGCCCGGCGGTGCGGGCCCGGGTGACCGTGACCATGGGGGCGTACAAGACGGGCCTGCTCGTCGACCCCGGCGCCGAGTACGCGGGGACGGTCGAGCTGGTGGACATCGGGCTCGGCGCCCACCTGCCCGATCCCGACGTCGCGGCGCTGACCGGCGGCGACGTGGACGTCCTGCTGCCGCGGCCCGGCAACGAGTCCGACAAGTACCGCAGGGGCGTGCTGGGCGTCGCCGCGGGCAGCGACCTGTTCACCGGCGCCGCCGTGCTCGCGGTGGGCGGCGCGTTGCGGGCGGGGGCCGGCATGGTGCGGTACGCGGGGACCGGCGCGCCGGTCGCCCAGGTGCGCGCGCACTGGCCGGAGGCCGTGGTCACCGAGCTGGAGCGGCCCTCCATCGACGACGTGGGCCGGGTGCAGGCGTGGGTGCTCGGGCCGGGGCTGGGCACCGGGGAGTGGGCGCACGAGGTGGCCGCCCAGGTGCTGGCCTCCGGCGTGCCCGTGCTGATCGACGCCGACGCGCTGACGCTGGTGGCCCGCGACCGCGGGCTGCTGCGGCGGTCGGCGCCCGTCCTGATCACGCCGCACGCCGGCGAGCTGGCGCGGCTCATCCGCGCCGACCGGGAGGACATCGAGGCCGCCCGGCTGGAACACGTCCGCCGGGCCGCGGCCGAGCTGGGCGTCACCGTGCTGCTCAAGGGCTCCACCACGGTGGTGGCCGAGGAGTCGCGGCCGGTCCGGGTCAACGTCACGGGCACGTCCTGGCTGGCCACCGGGGGGACCGGCGACGTGCTGGCGGGAGTGGCAGGGGCGCTGCTCGCCCAGGGGCTGAGCTGCTACGACGCGGCGTCCTGCGGGGCGTTCCTGCACGGGCTCGCCGGGCGGCGGGCCGCAGAGGGAGCGCCGCTGACCGCGGCCGACGTGGCCGCGGCGGTGCCGGCCGCCATCCGCGCGGTGACCGGCGGGGGCCGCTCGTCGTAG
- the rimI gene encoding ribosomal protein S18-alanine N-acetyltransferase, whose protein sequence is MTEADLPAVMSIERATFPLDAWSEGMMRGELADMPRSRHYVVALVDGEIIGYAGLASASDQADVQTIAVLEKHQGTGIGGALLTELLAEAGRRGAREIFLEVRADNPRAQGVYRHYGFEEIGTRRRYYDDGTDAIMMRRNLDD, encoded by the coding sequence ATGACCGAGGCCGACCTGCCGGCGGTCATGTCGATCGAGCGGGCCACTTTCCCGCTCGACGCGTGGAGCGAGGGCATGATGCGCGGCGAGCTGGCCGACATGCCGCGCTCGCGCCACTACGTGGTGGCCCTCGTGGACGGCGAGATCATCGGCTACGCCGGGCTCGCCTCCGCCTCCGACCAGGCCGACGTGCAGACCATCGCGGTGCTGGAGAAGCACCAGGGCACCGGCATCGGCGGCGCCCTGCTGACCGAGCTGCTGGCCGAGGCGGGCCGCAGGGGAGCGCGGGAGATCTTCCTGGAAGTACGCGCCGACAACCCGCGCGCGCAGGGCGTCTACCGGCATTACGGGTTCGAGGAGATCGGCACCCGCCGCCGCTACTACGACGACGGCACCGACGCGATCATGATGAGAAGGAATCTTGATGACTGA
- a CDS encoding alkaline phosphatase PhoX — protein sequence MDRRRFITNVIAVAGPFAGVACAGAQGGVKPVQGGYGRLKAVPDLRDGKVRLHLPEGFRYRSFSAAGEKFSDGSAVPGRHDGMAAFSGPKDSAILIRNHEVNGPVGAFGDKAKAYDPMAGGGTSTLRVTRYGEVIQAGPSLNGTMMNCSGGPMAWRAWVSCEETVNGPDVADDFSGGDNAKLTRKHGYIFEVPVNRAATARPIRSAGRFPHESVAFDPSTGALYLTEDNFSFPSGFYRYLPPKHPVQAGRLLDGGRLQMLGVKGAKRKDLSVGQQPGATYETVWVDIEDPDPAFTGRPAYDDAVQAVGRQGREAGAAIFSRLEGSVFHQGVVYFVSTQGGATAPGDTPPSGFGKGRGQVWAYETWSGRLRLAYESPRSAVLDLPDNVTASRRGTLVLCEDGDGDNYLRGLTKSGQIFDFCRLEPIPDDPGAEFAGSTFGPGGHTLYVNVQAKQGRSFAIWGPWERGLF from the coding sequence ATGGACCGTCGTCGCTTCATCACGAACGTGATCGCCGTCGCGGGCCCCTTCGCCGGGGTCGCGTGCGCGGGAGCGCAAGGGGGCGTCAAGCCGGTGCAGGGGGGTTACGGCCGGCTGAAGGCCGTGCCCGACCTGCGCGACGGGAAGGTGCGGCTGCACCTGCCCGAGGGGTTCAGATATCGCTCGTTCAGCGCCGCCGGCGAGAAGTTCAGCGACGGGTCGGCCGTGCCGGGCAGGCACGACGGCATGGCGGCCTTCTCCGGCCCCAAGGACAGCGCGATCCTGATCCGCAACCACGAGGTCAACGGCCCCGTCGGCGCGTTCGGCGACAAGGCCAAGGCGTACGACCCGATGGCCGGGGGCGGCACCTCCACCCTGCGCGTCACGCGCTACGGAGAGGTGATCCAGGCCGGCCCCTCGCTCAACGGCACCATGATGAACTGCTCGGGCGGCCCCATGGCGTGGCGGGCCTGGGTGAGCTGCGAGGAGACGGTCAACGGCCCCGACGTGGCCGACGACTTCTCCGGCGGCGACAACGCCAAGCTAACGCGCAAGCACGGCTACATCTTCGAGGTGCCGGTCAACCGCGCCGCGACCGCCAGGCCGATCAGGTCGGCCGGCCGGTTCCCGCACGAGTCGGTGGCCTTCGACCCCTCCACGGGCGCGCTCTACCTGACCGAGGACAACTTCTCCTTCCCCTCCGGCTTCTACCGCTACCTGCCGCCGAAGCACCCCGTCCAGGCCGGGCGGCTGCTCGACGGCGGGCGGCTGCAGATGCTGGGCGTCAAGGGCGCCAAGCGCAAGGACCTGTCCGTGGGGCAGCAGCCCGGGGCCACGTACGAGACCGTCTGGGTGGACATCGAGGACCCCGACCCGGCCTTCACCGGCAGGCCCGCCTACGACGACGCCGTCCAGGCCGTGGGCAGGCAGGGGCGCGAGGCGGGCGCGGCGATCTTCTCCCGGCTGGAGGGGTCCGTCTTCCACCAGGGGGTCGTGTACTTCGTCTCCACCCAGGGCGGGGCCACCGCGCCCGGCGACACGCCGCCCTCCGGGTTCGGCAAGGGTCGGGGGCAGGTGTGGGCGTACGAGACGTGGAGCGGGCGGCTCAGGCTCGCCTACGAGTCGCCGCGCTCGGCGGTGCTCGACCTGCCCGACAACGTGACGGCCAGCAGGCGCGGCACGCTCGTGCTGTGCGAGGACGGCGACGGCGACAACTACCTGCGCGGGCTCACGAAGTCGGGCCAGATCTTCGACTTCTGCCGCCTGGAGCCGATCCCCGACGACCCGGGTGCGGAGTTCGCGGGCTCGACGTTCGGGCCCGGCGGCCACACCCTGTACGTCAACGTCCAGGCGAAACAGGGCAGGTCATTCGCGATCTGGGGTCCGTGGGAGCGCGGGCTGTTCTGA
- a CDS encoding aminoglycoside phosphotransferase family protein: MSVNTSPPASGVRLPWESVHPQVRAAVEDFLGARVAEAVTQPGGFSPAAAVRLRADNGRRAFVKAIGPEPNADSVRLYRAELEIAAALPDSVPAPRLLTGFELEGWVALVFEDVEGASPELPWRRDQLDRVLGAVRRMSAELTPAPIAAPPIAEALDSSFRGWRRLLEEDTAGLDPWALRHLDELAELESGWAAAAAGDTLLHRDLRADNILLSGERVYVVDWPWACVGAPWVDLVAMLPSVGMQGGPMPHELFTDPDPAVTAFVAGLCGYFVRHGRLPDPPGLPTVRAFQRAQGVVALDWLKRRTGWS; this comes from the coding sequence GTGAGTGTGAACACCAGCCCGCCCGCGTCGGGCGTACGCCTGCCCTGGGAGTCCGTGCACCCGCAGGTGCGCGCGGCGGTCGAGGACTTCCTCGGGGCGCGCGTGGCCGAGGCGGTCACCCAGCCCGGCGGCTTCTCGCCGGCGGCCGCGGTCCGCCTGCGCGCGGACAACGGCAGGCGCGCCTTCGTCAAGGCCATCGGCCCCGAACCGAACGCCGACAGCGTCCGCCTCTACCGCGCCGAGCTGGAGATCGCCGCCGCGCTGCCGGACTCCGTGCCCGCGCCCAGGCTGCTGACCGGCTTCGAGCTGGAGGGGTGGGTCGCGCTGGTCTTCGAGGACGTCGAGGGGGCGTCTCCCGAGCTGCCCTGGCGGCGGGACCAGCTCGACCGGGTGCTCGGCGCCGTCAGGCGGATGTCGGCCGAGCTCACCCCCGCCCCGATCGCCGCGCCGCCCATAGCCGAGGCTCTCGACTCGTCGTTCCGCGGCTGGCGCCGCCTGCTGGAGGAGGACACCGCCGGGCTCGACCCGTGGGCGCTGCGCCACCTCGACGAGCTGGCCGAGCTCGAGTCCGGCTGGGCCGCGGCGGCGGCCGGCGACACCCTGCTCCACCGCGACCTGCGGGCCGACAACATCCTGCTCAGCGGCGAGCGCGTCTACGTCGTCGACTGGCCGTGGGCCTGCGTGGGCGCGCCCTGGGTCGATCTGGTGGCCATGCTGCCGTCGGTCGGCATGCAGGGCGGGCCGATGCCGCACGAGCTGTTCACCGATCCCGACCCCGCGGTGACCGCGTTCGTCGCCGGGCTCTGCGGCTACTTCGTCCGTCACGGCCGCCTGCCGGACCCGCCGGGACTGCCCACGGTCAGGGCGTTCCAGCGGGCGCAGGGGGTGGTCGCGCTCGACTGGCTCAAGCGTCGTACGGGCTGGTCTTGA
- the tsaB gene encoding tRNA (adenosine(37)-N6)-threonylcarbamoyltransferase complex dimerization subunit type 1 TsaB: MLVLAFDTATPAVTAALHDGGRVLAEHTTIDARRHGELLVPTIQHVLAEAGAALRDVTAVVAGSGPGPYTGLRVGLMTAQGLATTLGVPAYGICTLDAVAYGSGLAEPFLVATDARRKEVFWARYADMRTRLDGPFVDRPADVPVDGLPVVGAGAGLYTEILGESDAPPYPYAGALAALAAERLAQGTLLDPPRPIYLRRPDAVVPGAPKRVTA, encoded by the coding sequence GTGCTGGTCCTGGCCTTTGATACCGCGACACCCGCCGTCACCGCCGCGCTCCACGACGGAGGGCGGGTGCTCGCCGAGCACACGACGATCGACGCCCGGCGTCACGGCGAGCTGCTCGTCCCCACCATCCAACACGTGCTGGCCGAGGCGGGCGCCGCGCTGCGCGACGTGACCGCCGTCGTGGCGGGCAGCGGCCCCGGCCCCTACACCGGGCTGCGCGTCGGGCTGATGACCGCGCAGGGGCTCGCCACCACGCTGGGCGTCCCCGCGTACGGCATCTGCACGCTCGACGCCGTCGCCTACGGCAGCGGGCTCGCCGAGCCGTTCCTGGTGGCCACCGACGCGCGGCGCAAAGAGGTGTTCTGGGCGCGCTACGCCGACATGCGCACCCGGCTCGACGGGCCCTTCGTCGACCGTCCCGCCGACGTGCCCGTGGACGGGCTGCCGGTCGTGGGCGCCGGCGCCGGGCTCTACACCGAGATCCTCGGCGAGAGCGACGCGCCCCCCTACCCCTACGCCGGGGCCCTGGCCGCGCTCGCGGCCGAGCGGCTCGCCCAGGGCACGCTGCTCGACCCGCCCCGCCCGATCTACCTGCGCAGACCCGACGCCGTCGTGCCCGGGGCGCCCAAGCGGGTGACGGCGTGA
- the tsaE gene encoding tRNA (adenosine(37)-N6)-threonylcarbamoyltransferase complex ATPase subunit type 1 TsaE: MRLATAEDMRAYGARLAGLLRAGDLLVLSGALGAGKTTLVQGIAEGLKVRGPITSPTFVIARVHPSLRQGPPLVHVDAYRLGGDLEVDDLDLDASLEDSVTVVEWGEGLVEGLAEDRLEIHIDREAGEEARLVTLRGVGPRWADTPSEPVED, encoded by the coding sequence GTGAGGCTCGCGACCGCCGAGGACATGCGCGCCTACGGCGCCCGCCTGGCCGGGCTGCTGCGCGCCGGAGACCTGCTCGTCCTGTCGGGCGCGCTCGGCGCCGGCAAGACCACGCTGGTGCAGGGCATCGCCGAAGGGCTCAAAGTACGCGGCCCGATCACCTCGCCCACGTTCGTGATCGCCCGGGTGCACCCGTCGCTGCGCCAGGGGCCGCCGCTCGTGCACGTGGACGCCTACCGGCTCGGCGGCGACCTGGAGGTCGACGACCTCGACCTGGACGCCTCCCTGGAAGACTCCGTCACCGTCGTGGAGTGGGGCGAGGGGCTGGTCGAGGGGCTGGCCGAGGACCGGCTGGAGATCCACATCGACCGCGAGGCGGGCGAGGAGGCCCGCCTTGTCACCCTGCGCGGCGTGGGTCCGCGATGGGCCGACACGCCGTCTGAGCCGGTAGAAGACTAA
- a CDS encoding alpha/beta fold hydrolase, producing MTTTTRRRVGIAGALVGAASAGVAAAALAKRYAVGRIRLRPDTEASEPFGELRGRERTLVTSDEKALHVEIDGPEDAELTVVFCHGYCLSLESWHYQRKDLRENYRLVLWDQRSHGRSQRAGADGSTIDRLGADLAEVIERFVPGPCVLVGHSMGGMTIMALADSHPELFADKIRGVALIATSAGKLAELTLGLPAMVSKAVHKIAPSTVSILGKGGALVDRTRSAGSDIAFLMTRYMGFGDSKNVSPTVVDFAESMIRATPTEVVADFYPALMNHDKLSALDVLDPVPTAIMVGERDWLTPPEHSRAIAAALPKAQFTEVPDTSHLIQLERPGAVNDALRDLIKRVEMQ from the coding sequence ATGACGACGACAACACGGCGCAGGGTAGGCATCGCCGGCGCGCTCGTCGGTGCGGCTTCCGCCGGCGTCGCGGCGGCGGCGCTGGCCAAGCGGTACGCGGTCGGCCGGATCAGGCTGCGCCCCGACACCGAGGCCAGCGAGCCGTTCGGCGAGCTGCGGGGCAGGGAGCGCACGCTCGTCACCTCCGACGAGAAGGCGCTGCACGTCGAGATCGACGGGCCAGAAGATGCCGAGCTGACCGTCGTCTTCTGTCACGGCTACTGCCTCAGCCTGGAGTCCTGGCACTACCAGCGCAAGGATCTGCGCGAAAACTACCGCCTGGTGCTGTGGGACCAGCGCTCGCACGGGCGCTCGCAGCGCGCGGGCGCCGACGGCAGCACGATCGACCGGCTGGGCGCCGACCTGGCCGAGGTGATCGAGCGGTTCGTGCCGGGCCCGTGCGTGCTGGTGGGCCACTCCATGGGCGGCATGACGATCATGGCGCTGGCCGACAGCCACCCCGAGCTGTTCGCGGACAAGATCCGCGGCGTGGCGCTCATCGCGACCTCGGCGGGCAAGCTGGCCGAGCTCACGCTGGGCCTGCCCGCGATGGTGTCCAAGGCGGTGCACAAGATCGCCCCGTCCACGGTCTCGATCCTGGGCAAGGGCGGCGCCCTGGTCGACCGCACCCGCAGCGCGGGCAGCGACATCGCGTTCCTGATGACCCGCTACATGGGCTTCGGCGACTCCAAGAACGTCAGCCCGACCGTGGTCGACTTCGCCGAGTCGATGATCAGGGCCACGCCGACCGAGGTGGTCGCCGACTTCTACCCCGCGCTGATGAACCACGACAAGCTCTCCGCGCTCGACGTCCTCGACCCGGTGCCGACCGCGATCATGGTGGGCGAGCGCGACTGGCTCACCCCGCCCGAGCACAGCAGGGCCATCGCCGCCGCGCTGCCCAAGGCGCAGTTCACCGAGGTGCCCGACACCTCCCACCTCATCCAGCTGGAGCGGCCGGGCGCCGTCAACGACGCGCTGCGCGACCTGATCAAAAGGGTGGAGATGCAGTGA
- the alr gene encoding alanine racemase, with product MATPAQARVDLAAIRHNVALLKERAGGAELMGAVKADAYGHGLVPASEAVIEGGASRLGTAFVREALELRAGGVTAPILSWLITPGEPLDEALDKDIELSASDAGLLGEIEAAARRTGRTARLHLEADTGMSRGGSPLAAWQGLVDAALKLQAEGVVEIVGLWSHLACADIPGHPSIEQQQEAYRTALKLAERAGAAGSHVIRHLANSAATVTLPEARYDLVRPGIAMYGLSPIPELGDFGLRPAMTLVAQAGLVKRVPQGSGVSYAHLYVTDRETTLGLVPLGYADGILRHATGRAEVLAGGRRRLIAGRVCMDQFMIDMGDDALSAGDEVVLFGPGDGGEPTAQEWADTLGTITHEIVTRIGSRVPRVHEHRRSG from the coding sequence ATGGCCACACCGGCGCAGGCGCGGGTCGATCTGGCCGCGATCAGGCACAACGTGGCCCTGCTCAAGGAGCGGGCCGGCGGTGCGGAGCTGATGGGCGCCGTCAAGGCCGACGCGTACGGGCACGGGCTGGTGCCGGCGTCCGAGGCCGTGATCGAGGGAGGCGCGAGCCGGCTGGGCACCGCGTTCGTCCGGGAGGCGCTCGAGCTGCGCGCGGGCGGGGTGACCGCGCCGATCCTGTCGTGGCTCATCACCCCGGGCGAGCCGCTGGACGAGGCTCTGGACAAGGACATCGAGCTGTCGGCCTCCGACGCGGGGCTGCTCGGCGAGATCGAGGCCGCCGCCCGCCGCACGGGGCGCACGGCCAGGCTCCACCTGGAGGCCGACACCGGCATGAGCAGGGGCGGCTCGCCGCTGGCCGCCTGGCAGGGGCTCGTCGACGCGGCGCTGAAGCTCCAGGCCGAGGGCGTCGTCGAGATCGTCGGCCTCTGGTCCCACCTCGCCTGCGCCGACATCCCCGGCCACCCGTCGATCGAGCAGCAGCAGGAGGCCTACCGCACGGCGCTGAAGCTGGCCGAGCGGGCCGGCGCTGCGGGCTCCCACGTGATCAGGCACCTGGCCAACTCCGCGGCCACCGTGACGCTTCCCGAGGCCCGCTACGACCTGGTCAGGCCCGGCATCGCGATGTACGGCCTGAGCCCCATCCCCGAGCTGGGCGACTTCGGGCTCAGGCCCGCGATGACGCTCGTGGCGCAGGCCGGGCTGGTCAAGCGGGTTCCGCAGGGCTCGGGCGTGTCATACGCTCACCTGTACGTCACCGACCGCGAGACCACGCTCGGCCTCGTGCCGCTCGGATACGCCGACGGGATCCTCAGGCACGCGACGGGGCGTGCCGAGGTGCTGGCCGGCGGGCGGCGCAGGTTGATCGCGGGCCGGGTGTGCATGGACCAGTTCATGATCGACATGGGCGACGACGCCCTGTCGGCGGGCGACGAGGTCGTGCTGTTCGGGCCCGGTGACGGGGGCGAGCCGACCGCTCAGGAGTGGGCGGATACTCTCGGCACGATCACGCATGAGATCGTGACCAGGATCGGGTCGCGCGTGCCGCGGGTCCACGAGCACAGGCGCTCGGGGTGA